In the genome of Catharus ustulatus isolate bCatUst1 chromosome 32, bCatUst1.pri.v2, whole genome shotgun sequence, the window ACAtcgctggggacacggggacagcggtggggacacagggacagcgctggggacatcggggacagcgggggggacatcgctggggacacggggacagcgctggggacatcggggacagcgggggggacagccctggggacacggggacagcgggggggacacggggacagcgggggggacacggggacatcactggggacatcgGGGATACTGGGGGACAtcgctggggacacggggacagccctggggacatcactggggacactggagacagcggtggggacacggggacagcggtagggacagccctggggacaccaggacagcgGGGGGGACACGAGGAgagcagtggggacagccctggggacattggggatattGGGGGACAagtctggggacactggagacaCTTGGGACATCATttgggacatcagggacaccgtggggacgGAGCTCTGCCACATGGGGACAAgtctggggaggaggggacactgaggtgacacaggggacactgaggggacaccgaggtgacacaggggacgCCTGtccgtgtccccaggtgttggggacaccggggaaCAACCTGCACGAGGTGGAGACGGCGGAGGGGACGCGGTTCCTGGCCAGCATGCCCCCGCGCTTCCGGCGCCACATCTGGATCAAGAGAGGTGACACCGCCACcgtgacactgtgacactgtgtcACTGCCACCCTGACACCGTGACACTGTCACCGTGACACCGCCACCCTGGCACTGTGAcactgtcaccgtgtcaccatcactgtgtcactgtctcCCTGTTATtgttcctgtgtcaccatgtcattgtcacctgtcaCCATGTCACTGTCACCTTGTCATtgttcctgtgtcactgtgGTACTGTCACCGTGTCTCTGTCACTGTGACACTGCCGCcttggcactgccaccctgccctccctgccccgctgtccccctgccaccccctcctcaccccagctgctgtccctgtgtccccccgtGCCTGCATCCCCTTGTCCCCTTGGGTgacacccctgtcccccctgtccccctgggtgacccctgggacccccccatgtccccctgtccctgtgtcccccccattcccgtgtcccccccagtgagccccctgtcccccccaggcgatttcctgtccctgtgtccccctcctgtccccccctgtccccattggtgacacccctgtcccccccgTCCCCCCCAGGTGATTTCCTGTCCCCATTGGTGAcactcctgtcccccctgtccctaTTGGTgaccccccccatccccccctgtccccaagggtgaccctgtgtccccccctgtcccccccaggccatttcctgtccccactggtgacacccctgtccccattggTGACACCCCCATCCCCTCCGGTCCCCATTGgtgacccccctgtccccccctgtccccattggTGACACTCCtgccccccctgtcccccccaggtgatTTCCTGTCCCCACGAGTGACCCTGTgtccccctcctgtccccaagCGTGACCCTGTGTTCActcctgtccccccctgtccccattggTGACACCCCTGTCCCCGTTGGTgacactcctgtcccctcctgtcccccccaggcgatttcctgtccctgtgtcccctcctgtccccgtTGGTGAcactcctgtcccccctgtccccactggtgacactcctgtccccccctgtcccccccaggcgATTTCCTGCTGGTGGATCCCATCCAGGAGGGCTCCAAGGTCAAAGCCGAAatttccctggtgctgctcccgCCCCACGTGCGCTCGCTGCAGCGCCAGGGGCTCTGGTACgaacaaaaatatcccaaaatatccaaaatatccccaaaaaccaccctaaaatatccccaaaaaccaccccaaaataccctaaaatatccaaaaatatcccaaaatatcctaaaaaccaccccaaaccgCCCCACGTGCGCTCGCTGCAGCGCCAGGGGCTCTGGTACGaacaaaatacccaaaatatccaaaatatccccaaaaaccaccctaaaatatccaaaatatccaaaaatatcctaaaaccacctcaaaatatcctaaaaaccaccccaaatatccccaaaccACCCCACGTGCGCTCGCTGCAGCGCCAGGGGCTCTGGTAGGaacaaaatatcccaaaatatccccaaaaaccaccctaaaatatcctaaaaaccaccccaaactgccccacGTGCGCTCGCTGCAGCGCCAGGGGCTCTGGTACGaacaaaataccccaaaaaccaccccaaaatatcctaaaatatccaaaaatataCCAAAGCCaaccccaaatatccctaaataaatagaaatatccccaagccccccaaaaccaccccaaaactgcccctaAATACCTAAAAAACACCCCTAAATATCCTCAACATATCCCAAAGccacccaaaaatatccaaaaaccGCCCCAAACCACCCCTAAatacccaaaaatatcccaagaCCACCCCAAACTGCTGAAAAATATccccaaaccacccaaaaatacccaaaaatatccccaaaatatccccaaagcacccaaaaaacacccctaAATACCCCAAACCACCCCTAAATATCCCAAAGTATCTCCAAActaccccaaaaccacccctaaatacccaaaaatccctcaaaaccacccaaaatatccccaaaccTGCACTAAACcgcccaaaatatcccaaaactaCCCCAAAATACCTCAAAGCCCcctaaaataccccaaaactccccctaaataccaaaaaatatcccaaaactactctaaaattcccccaaatcccctaaaaaatcccagaactgctctaaaataccccaaaactcctcctaattaccaaaaaaaatcccaaaactgccccaaaataccccaaaaaaatccctaaactgccccaaaataccccaaaaaaatccctaaactgccccaaaatccccccaaaaaatcccaaaatcccccaactATCCCAAACCtgcccaaaaataccccaaaactccccctaaataccaaaaaatatcccagaactgccccaaaatccccctaaatacagaaaaaatatcctACAACTGCactaaaataccccaaaactgcccctaaataccccaaattcccccgaaaaatccccaaactgccccaaaatcctcccaaaaaatcccaaaactgctctaaaatcccccaaaatccctgaaaactgccccaaaatcccccaaaaaatcccaaatttgccccaaaatcccccccaaaatccaaaacctgcccaaaaataccccaaaactgcccctaagtaccaaaaaatatcccaaaactgccccaaaatactccaaaaaaatccctaaactgccccaaaatccccccaaaaaatcccaaaatcccctcaaataTCCCAAACCTGCCCAAAAATACCCCTTTATCTCCCCCtaaataccaaaaaatcccccaaaactgccccaaaatcccccccaaaaaatcccaaacctaccccaaaattcccccaaaatccccaaaactgccccaataacccccccaaaattccccccccaccccagactccctcccagtctgtcccagtttgtcccagtttgtcccagtctgtcccagtaaccgcccctccccccccaggCCCGAGGCCTTCGCGCCCCTGGAGAGGAAAAACCGCCAGGGgtgagtgggggaggggcagggggtaATTAAATTGGGGTAATTAAATTGGGGGGGTAATTAAATTGGGGGTAATTAAATTGAGGTAattaaatgggggaaaattggggcaaaaaaaagggaaataaatggaGGGGCAAAAATGGGGGGTAATTAAGGGGTGTAATTAAATGGGGGGTAATTAACTGGGGGCAATTAAGGGGTAATTAACTGGGGGTAATTAAATTGGGGGTTAATTAAATTGGGGTAATTAAATGGGGGGTAATTAAATGGGGGTAATTAAATGGGGGTAATTAAGGAGGTAATTAAATGGGGGTAATTAAATGGGGGGTAATTGGGGGTAATTAAGTGGGGCAAAAATGGGGGGCAATTAAGGGGGGCAATTGTTAATTGGGGTAATAATGGGTAATTAATTGTTATTGGGGCAATTAATAATTGTTAATTGGGTCAATTAATAATTGTTAATTGGAGCAATAATAGGCCAGTAATAATGGTTAATTGGGGCAATTAATAATAGTAAATTGGGGTAATAATGGGGTGCTAATTTGGGATTGGTAATAGGGTGgcacattggggacatggggacactctggggacatgggggacactaTGACACATTTGGAACAAattggggacacactggggacagttggggacatGATGACACATtggtgacactttggggacagtttggggacacATTTGGGACACTGTGACACTTTGGTGACACTGTGGTGACACTGTGGTGACACTGCCACCCCCGCAGGGACGGCTCCGGGGATCTCTTTGTCAACACCAACAGGGGGgggacccctggggacaccggggacagctctggggacagcgagggggacacgggggacagcGGCGGTGACACCGACGGGGACACCGACGGGGACAGCGAGGAGGACACCGGGGACAGcgatggtggcactggggacagcgaTGGTGACACCAAGGACAGCGATGGTGACACCAAGGACAATgatggtggcactggtgacacCAAGGACAGTGATGGTGGCACCAAGGACACTgatggtggcactggtgacaccaatggtgacactggtgacaatgacagtggccacacaggggacacagaggcCACGCCCAGGACCaaggacagcggggacaggggggacaggggacacggggacagtccCCAATAAAGGcgctggtggcactggggacacgggggggggtGGCTCTGTCGCCTCCCCCCCCCCCTCGGTGACACGCGGTGACACAAAGTGACCCAGAGAGTTTTATTGTCCCCAGGGGCGGGGTGGCCCCagaatgtccccaaatgtccccagggtggcccCAAATGTCCCCGGGGGTGGCtccggggtgtccccagggtgtccttgggtgtccccaatgtccccaaggtgtccccaagccgTCACTTGGTGATGGTGTTCCTgcaagggaaagggaggggtcggtcccagtgctcccagttccctcccagttcatcccagaccctcccagcgctcccattcccctcccaattccctcccagtcccatcccagttaagtcccagtccatcccaatcccctcccagtgctgccagtcccctcccagtcccatcccagtcccatcccagtctccctcagtccctcccagtccatcccagtccctcccagtgctcccagtccatccaaatcccctcccagtccatcccagtcccctctcaatcccctcccagtccctttcaatcccctcccagtccatcccagtccctcccagtgctcccattcagtcccagtccctcccattcccctcccagggctcccagtcccctcccagtccatcccaatccctcccagttcatcccagtccatcccagtcagtgccaatcccctcccagtccctcccagtgctcccaatcccctcccagtccatcccagtaagTCCCAGTGCTTCCCAATCCcgcccagtccatcccagtcagtcccagtcccctcccaggcCATCCCATTCTTTttccagttccctcccagtgttcccagtccatcccattcccctcccagtccctcccagcccatcccagtcccctcccagttggtcccagtccatcccagtccctcccaatcccctcccagtccctttcAATcgcctcccagtccatcccagtcagtcccaatcccctcccagtccatcccaatcccctctcaatcccctcccagtccctcccagtgttcccagtccctctcaaTCCCCCCCCAGTCAgtcccaatcccctcccagtccattccattctttttccagtccctcccagtgttcGCAGTCCatccaaatcccctcccagcccatcccagtcccgTCCCAGTTggtcccagtccatcccagtccatcccattcccctcccaatcccctcccaatcccctcccagtccctcccagtccatcccagtccctcccagtccgtcccagtgctcccagtctcACGCGTTCATGCTCTTGCCGGAGCCGCTCAGGACGATGTACGGCGTCTTCTGCGCGcgctgcttctcctgcagcagcgcCACCGTGCCCAGGGGGGTGTCACTGGAGCTCATCTTCTTCAGcagctgcaccccaaaaacaaaacagggacCCAGAAATCAGAGGGACCCcgaaatcccccccaaaaaaaacccaaaaatcccagagaaatcccaaaatcgcAAAggaatcccccaaaaaatccccggAGAATTCCTGAAAACCCAAAGGAATCCCTCTCTGTTttcagggtgacactggggtgtcACTGGAGCTCCTCTTCTTCAGcagctgcaccccaaaaaaacagaggggaccccaaatcaGGGGGACCCCGAaatgcccccaaatcccccccaaaaaccccagagaaatcccaaaatcccaaaggaatcccccaaaaaatccccggagaaatcccaaaatcccaaaggaatCCCTCTCTGTTTTtagggtgacactggggtgtcACTGGGGCTCATCTTCTTCAGcagctgcaccccaaaaaaaaaaatcagggacCCAGAAATCAGGGAgaccctgaaatcccaaaaaaaatcccaaaaggaatcccaaaatcccagaaaaatcccaaaaacccagagGAAAATCCCCCCATTTTCAGAGTGACatggaggtgacactggggtgtcACTGGAGCTCATCTTCTTCAGcagctgcaccccaaaaatgggcagggaccccaaatcaaggggaccccaaaatcccaaaaatcccccaaaaatccctggagaaattaaaaaatcccggagaattcctgaaatcccaaaggaaaattCCCCCATTTTCAGGGTGACattgaggtgacactgaggtgacactggagCTCCTCTTCTTCAGcagctgcaccccaaaaaaacccggggggggaccccaaaatcccccaaatcccccaaaatcccaaatcccaactccCCCTCACCGCCTCCTCGTCCAGTTTCTTCATCCTCCGCTCCGTTTTCATCTTCCCCGAGCCCTTCCCGTGGAAACGGTGAGAGAGCTGCCGGAAcgcctggggacagggacatggggacattggggacattggggacagtgaggggattggggacagtggggacagtgggggatTGGGGATAttgaggggacatggggacagtgggacagtgaGGGGATAGAGGGGGtagaggggacagtgaggggacattggggacagtgaggggacagcaaggacagtgaggtgacattggggacattgaggggacagtgggaacaatgaggggacattggggacagtggggacagtggggacagcgaggggacagtggggggacattggggacagcgaggggacagtggggacagtgaggggacagtggggacagtgaggggacattgggaacactgggacagtgaggggacagcgaggggattggggacagtgaggggattGAGGACAATGGGGACATTCAGGGACAGTGaggagacattgggga includes:
- the EIF1AD gene encoding probable RNA-binding protein EIF1AD, coding for MSRATKRKHVVQQLLEERVQPGEGQSVVRVLGTPGNNLHEVETAEGTRFLASMPPRFRRHIWIKRGDFLLVDPIQEGSKVKAEISLVLLPPHVRSLQRQGLWPEAFAPLERKNRQGDGSGDLFVNTNRGGTPGDTGDSSGDSEGDTGDSGGDTDGDTDGDSEEDTGDSDGGTGDSDGDTKDSDGDTKDNDGGTGDTKDSDGGTKDTDGGTGDTNGDTGDNDSGHTGDTEATPRTKDSGDRGDRGHGDSPQ